In the Methanoculleus taiwanensis genome, GGTATCCCCGGCATGATACACCCGTAGATCGTCCATCACAATGACATAGCCAGCGGCGACACCGCCGTAAAACCCGGGCCCCGCATCCTCGAGCCAGGAGGAGTGAAGCGCCGGCGTCATGGTGAAGCGGACACCATCGACGGTGATGGTGCCGCCGATGTTCATCGGTTCGGTCGGGACATCCTGCCGGGCAAGGTATCTGGCGACTTCATTCACGGCCACGGTCGTTGCCCGGAGCTCTGCCGCCATCCCGAGGTGGTCGGCGTGGGCATGCGTGACCGCGACAATATCCGGCTCAACATCGAGAGTTCCCGACGGTACGAAGGGATCGATGAGAATCTTCTTCGATCCTTCAAGGAGGAAACAGGAGTGTCCGAACCAGGTCAGCTTCATGGAAAGAGCTATACTGCAGGGAATACATAAAATGTTTGATCCCGCAGCCATACACCGACATCTACACCCGGCCGTCGGAGATTTCGCCGGAAAAAGCGCTGCACCGCGGTTTACAACCACGGAGGAACCCAGCATCAGGTTCCATGCTGATTGCGACCGGTACGCCGGTCACGACGCTAGCGGGGTCATCCGTGCAGTTCTTCTGCAGCGGAAAAAGTATGTTAAAAGTGGAGTGAGGAGCCGAAGCATCAGAGTTCGGACATATCGATTGCTTCGGCGATATCGATGGCCTCACTCAGACCATCGTTCGCGACACCGCGTGTCATCTGCTCGGAGAGATCGCGGTCTTCCATGACATCCCTGATCCGCTCAAGATACGGATCCAGCGTGGTGTCGGCTTCCTGTTCGATCACATGGCGGTACTCACGAAGCGTGGAAGGGCTCACATCGAGCTCTTCACTGACCTCCTTCATGGTCTTCCCTGACTCGAGGAGCGCCTCCATCCCATACCGGTCAAACGGCATCTTAAAGTCAAGATCCCTGAAGAGTTTGAGACGAACCCGGGCACGTGCCACCGTCTTACTCAGCTTCTCGTCGCCAAGTGCCCTCGCTATCTCGGTATCGTTCTTGCCGTCGTAGTACGCGGCGACCAGTTTCGCAAGTTGTCTCGGGGAGAGCTTCGTCTTGAAGTGACCCTGATCCAGGATCTCCCGCATAATCAGGGCGATCTCGCGCTCAATGGCTTCCCGATCGCGCAGCGTACCGTGAATCTTCTTCATCGGCTCAACGATCTTCGTCTTGCTCGTGATGGTTGTGAACAGCTCGAGGAGCTGTTTCTTGCGAGTATCTTCTGGCATGGCCGTTCTCTCTTCTCTTAATCGGTTTCCTCTCACAGGACAGTTCAAGTGGCATCCACTGCTGTCCATAGTATATAACTTTATTCCCCACAGGGGACGTAACGTTCCCTACATTACAACTCATCACATATATAACTTCCCATATATTTTACCGGGATTGAAATCCGGTTTCGCCGGATGAGGCGAATCTGATCCGGTTCAAGACGGATTTCGGGAGTTTTTCGGGAAAATACTTCCATTTGCGGAAAGAACACAGAGGCAGGAAGAGTGGAACTATCCTTATAATCATCCAAAGTCAAATATACTGCAGGACTATGACCGCGATGAACGATATCTACGAAAAAGTCATGGAAGTTGCGAAACGCCGTGGCTTTGTATGGCCCTCCTCGGAGATCTATGGATCAGTTGCCGGGTTCATCGACTACGGCCCTCTCGGGGCTATGACGAAGAGAAACGTCGAGAACGTCTGGCGCAGTTTCTACATCATCCAGGAGGGTTACTACGAGATCGAGTGCCCCACTGTCGGGACGGAGGATATCTACGTTGCATCGGGTCATGTAAAAGAGTTCGCCGACAAGATGTGCCAGTGCCCCCACTGCAGAGAGTACCTGCGTGCCGACCATATCGTCGAGGAGCACGGGGTCGAAGGAGCAGGCGCCCTCTCTGCCGAGGTGCTCAAGGCGAAGATCTACGAGCTGCCCTGCCCCTCGTGCGGCGAAGTGATGGGAGAGACCGATGTCTTTAACTTCAACCTGATGTTTGAAACCACCATCGGCCCGGGCTCGCAGCGGACGGGATACCTGAGGCCTGAGACCGCACAGGGCATATTCACCGATTTCGCACGCCTGCTGCGTTTTTACCGTGACAAACTCCCGTTCGGGGCGGTTCAGATCGGCAAATCATACAGAAACGAGATCTCGCCGAGGCAGGGTATGATCCGCCTTCGTGAGTTCTCGCAGGCGGAGGCCGAGATCTTCGTTCACCCCGACGAAAAGCAGCACCCTTCCTTCCACCGCTATGCAGAGTACGAGGTCCCGCTGCTCACCTACGGCCTGCAGGAGACGGGGCAGCCCCCGGTCCGCAAGACGATGCGAAACGCCGTGGACGAAGGAGTTGTAGCAAACGAATACGTCGCCTACTATATCGCCCTCACCCACGAGCTGCTGGTGACGATCGGCGTCGACCCGGAGAAACTGCGGTTCCGCCAGCATATGCCCGACGAACGCGCTCACTATGCGATGGACTGCTGGGACGCCGAGGTATTCTCGGGACGCTTCGGCTGGGTGGAGATAGTCGGCATCGCTGATCGGACCGATTACGATCTCCGGGCGCACTCCACAACCAGCGGTTCGTCCTTCACGGTCTTTGTGCCATTTGAAGAGGCCAGGAGGGCTCTTGTAAAGCGTATCGTTCCCGACATGGGCGTGCTCGGGCCGAAGTATCGAGGTAAGGCCAAAGCCATCGCCGATGCCATGGCAGAGGCGACACCAGGCCCTGAGGGTGTAACGGTAACGGTCGAAGGCGAGGAGATCTTCGTCCCCGCCGATCTCTACCAGATCCGGGAAGAAGAGACGGAGGTTCGGGGCGAGGAGATCATGCCGCACGTCATCGAACCCTCGTACGGGATCGACCGGATGATGTACGTCGTCCTCGAGCATGCCTACGCCGAGGAAGAGGTCGAAGACGAACTGCGCCGGGTTCTCCGGCTGCCTCCGGCCGTCGCTCCGGTGAAGGTAGCGGTCTTCCCGCTGATGAACCGTGACGGGCTCGACGTCATCGCCCGAAAGATAACGGATACGCTCGGACAGCGGGGAATCGTCGCCCAGTATGACGACTCGGGAGCTATCGGAAGGCGATATCGCCGCCAGGACGAGATCGGCACCCCCTTTGCGATCACCGTCGATTACGACACCAGAGAGGACGACACCGTTACCATTCGCGACCGCGACAGCATGGATCAGGTACGTATTCCGCTCGGCCAGGTGCCGGAAGTTGTCTGTTCGCTCGTTGCAGGCACCATGACATTCCGTGACCTTTCTGCATGAAGTGCATCTCTCATCCGCTGATCAGGCCGGAGAGTCTCGAGGAGCGCCGCTATCAGCTCTCGATCGCTCTCCGGGCACTTGACGGCAACACGATGGTCGTCCTCCCGACGGGTCTTGGGAAGACGGCCGTCGCGCTTCTGGTTGCAGCGTCCCGCCTGTACTCACATAGCGGCCGGGTGCTGATGCTTGCACCCACAAAACCACTCGTTGAGCAGCACTACCGTTTCTTTCGGAAATTTCTGCTCACGAACGATCGCGGAGAGCCTGAAGATTCGGATTTTGCCATGTTCACCGGCGAGACGCCGCCGGCCGAACGCGCAGCTGCATGGGAGCGATGCCGCATCTGCTTCGCCACCCCGCAGGTGATCAAGAACGACTGCATTGCAGGCAGATACTCCCTCGGCGAGGTCTCGCTTCTGGTGGTCGACGAGTGCCACCGGGCTGTGGGGCACTACGCCTACGTCTTTCTCGCGAATCACTACGCTACCACCGCCACCGATCCGCTTCTTCTGGCGATGACCGCCTCACCCGGTGGGGATACCGCAAAAGTCCAGGAAGTCTGTGGAAACCTCGGCATCGACGCCGTGGAGTCGCGCACCGAGAGCGACGAAGACGTACGACCCTACATTCACGAACGGGACGTTCAGTATATCGACGTCCACCTACCGGACGAACTCAAAGAGGCGATCGCAGACCTTCGGACGCTCGTCGAATCGCGCCTCAAGAAACTTGCCGAGGTCGGCTTTCACGTCCCGAAACCCCAGAATCTCTCCATGCGGGCGCTCAACCAGCTGAACGCAGCGATTCAGGAGCGGATCCGCTCCCGCGACCAGGCGGCATTCATGGCTGCCTCGCTCCACGCAGAGTGCATGAAATTACGCCATGCGATATCGCTCACCGAGACACAGGGAAGCGTCGCTCTCCGGCTCTACCTCGACCGGCTCGGGGCGGAAGGCCGTTCCACGACAGGAAGCAAGGCGGCGAAGAGGCTCGTGAACGATGCAACCTTCCTCAGCCTTGTCAAACGGTCGCGGGAATGGACGGAGGAACTCCACCCGAAAGTCGCCATCACCCGTGAACTCGTACGCACACAGCTCGAGGCATACCCCGAGAGCCGGATAATCGTCTTTGCAACCTACCGTGATACCGTCCAGAACCTCGTTAATACCATCACTGCCGGCGGCATCGACTGCGAACGATTCGTCGGGCAGGCAACGAAGGACGCAGAGAAGGGGCTTTCCCAGAAGAAACAGATAGAAGCACTCGCACGATTCCGTGCCGGCGAGTTCAAAGTGCTGATCGCAACCTCCGTCGGCGAAGAGGGGCTTGACGTTCCCTCGACGGACATGGTCATCTTTTACGAGGCAGTGCCGTCCGAGATCCGGAGTATCCAGCGGAAGGGCAGAACCGGCCGGAGCGGTGCCGGGAAGATCGTCGTGCTGGTGGCGAAAGGGACGAGCGACGAAGCATTCCGGTATGTCAGCCAGAGCAGGGAGAAGGCAATGGTATCGGGCATTCGGAACATGAGCGCATCTCCCCTGCCGTCCCTCCCGACACAAGATCAGGCAGAACCCCTTCCCCCGCCATCCGCGACGAAGCAGACGAGTTTTACCGAATTTATTGCAACAGGCCCTGCAATAACTGTCGATGACCGGGAGATGTCCTCAAGGGTCGTCGAGCGACTGCACGAACTCGGTGCCTCGATCGATCTCTCCCGCCTGGAGCAGGGCGACTACGCGATAGGAGACCGGATTCTCGTCGAGCGGAAGACCGACCGGGACTTTGTCGATACCCTGGTGGAGAGAGACCTCTTCGGCCAGATCAAAGCGCTCGCCGAGGCGGTGCCCCGCCCCATTCTGATCGTTGAAGGAGGCGACATCTATACCGTGCGGAACATTCATCCGAACGCTATCCGGGGCACGCTCGTTGCGATAACCGTGGGTCTCGGGGTGACACTGCTCTTCTCACGGGATGCGGACGATACGGCGAATCTGCTCTACGTCCTCGCGCAGCGTGAAGAAGGAGAGCGGGGAGAGAGGAAGATGCATCCCCGGAAATCGTACCGCTCCCGGCGGGAGGAGCAGGAATACGTGCTCGCGTCATTCCCGAACATCGGCCTTAAGCATGCCCGCCTGCTCCTTGAGCACTTCGGATCACTAAAAGCGGTTATCGAGGCGGATATCGCCGAGCTTGTTGCCGTGCAGGGGATCGGAGAGAAGACTGCGGAAGCACTCTGGGATCTCTCCCGGCGTCCCTATCAGTGACGAAGGAGCGAAAGTGCCTCGGCGCCGGCTCTGACGGCCTTCATCAGGCGAAGGCATTCCCCTGACCGCGATTCCGTCCGTATGCGCTCGCAAAGGCTTACCAGGGTACGCTCGAGCTCCGACGCACAAGGGTCCTGCGATGCTGCGGTGCACCCATACGAAACCTCTTTTACGGCCTCTGCCGGGGCAGGGATCGGTTCTTCCGGAGTCTTTTCGGCAGCAGTCTCCTCTGCCCGGCATACGACACAGATCGTTTCTCCCTTATATTCAAAGAGAGGAAATCCACACATTTTGCAGCTCTTTGAGAGCATTTTCCCTCCCTTAAGGAGGTATTCAGCCATAATCTCGTCGGCCTTCTCTGCGGTCATGCTTCCAAACTTCCTTTATCAACTTATTTATGTCGGGATGGAATTAATAATAAAGGGGTGATAATATGCCAAGTCCCGATGAGACAATACGAGTTTGTATCCAAATGTTACAGAATATCACCGAAGATAGTACCATCCCGAGAAATATCCGACGTGTTGCAGATGAAACGAAATCCGTCCTCCAGGACGATTCAAAGAGCATCGGCCTTCGCGCTGCGACGGCCATATCCATGATCGACGAGATCAGCAACGATCCCAATATGCCTGTCCACGCCCGGACGCGCATCTGGGAGCTGGTGTCGCAACTCGAGACCGTCCCCCTCGACTGAACCGGTTACCATTTTACACAGGAACCGTCGGGTGGGAGCAGTCATGTGCGAGAAGGGGAGGTGCGGGTACGCACTTCCGGAGTACAACAGCATTGTCGTACCCTCGCTCGAGAACAACCACCCCCATACATCCGTTTTTTGTCAGGCAGCCGCCATGTCATGCGGTACTAATCAGTAACCGTGACGATGATCGTCCGGTTCCTGACAGGCCGGACATCGAGTTCCAGAAGGACGATCTGCTGCCAGGTTCCGCACCCGAGATCGCCCTCGATCACCGGAACCGTGACCGAAGGCCCGACAATGGCCGCCTTCACGTGAGAACGCCCGTTTCCGTCGCCCCACGCCCGGTCGTGAGCGTAAGGGATATCGTCAGGAGCAATCACCGAGAGCGCCCGCGCAAGGTCCGCGAGGACACCTGCCTCGTACTCAATGGTCGTCACCGCTGCGGTGGAACCGGGGACAAAGATATTCACGAGGCCGTCCGGAACGCCGCTCTCGCGCACGATACGCTCAACGTGCGGTGTGATATCGACGATATCTCCTTCACCGTGGGTTTCAAGACGGATCGTTCTTCGTAGCACCGGACACCACCTTCATCCTGAGTTCCATGACCTCTCCTTCTCTCCCATCCTACTAAAAGCCCCCGCATACCCCATACCCTCTCCGAAGTGCGGGAGCGCCCCTGACCCGGAAGGCGTCAGATGTCCGGGATGGGAGAGCCCGGTTCCCCGGTAGGAACTCCCCAAATGTTTTATAACCGAACCGGATACATACACCCCGTAGAGGTGGAAAAACCATGCCTTATCGTTGGAAAGATAAAACCGATGTGGACGAAGCTGTCGTCGTCGTCATGAACACGATGGATCAGAATCAGGAGATAAAAGGGTGGCTCACACGGACGCTGCAGCAGGCGATCAACGACTCCGATCCGGAACTGTCACGATACTTCTTCGCAGAGGTCGAAAGACACAGACCTGCAGCGCTGAAGTACTTCCTGAAACCAACTTACTAAACTCACTTTTTGGGTGCACTCACGAAAAAGAAGGATTTATTCTTCCTCCACCTCATCGGAATGCAGGATGGCGACGCCGACGACCCGATCGCCGTCATCGAGTTTCATGACCCGGACACCGCGGGTGCTCCGCTTCTGGATGGAGATCTCCGAGACCTTCGTCCGGATGACGATACCGGACGCACTCATTACGATGATCTCAGCATCATCCGAGACTGCCGTCGAGGAGACGACAACCCCTCCCCGCCGGTCGGTGAGGATGTTCCGGACACCCATCGTCCCCCTGCCGTGGCCGCGGAACTCATCAAAGTCGGTCCGTTTGCCATACCCCTTCTCGGTGATGGTCAGCAGGTGGTCCTTCTCGACGACCGAGGCGGACTGAAGGGTGTCGTCGTACTTCAGTTTTATGCCGCGAACACCCATCGCATTCCGGTGGAGCGACCTGACCGCCTCTTCATGGAACCGGAGGCTCTGCCCGTACTTCGTCGTCAGGATCAACTCCTTATCCCCGTCCGTGAGCATGACGTCCACCAGTTCGTCGCCCTCGCGGAGGGTGATGGCGTTGATACCGGACTGGCGCGGGCGGGAGAACTCGTCGAGGGGGATCTTCGCCACCGTCCCCGCCCTCGTCGCGAAGAAGAGGAACTTGTCGGGGACGAACTCCCGTACCGGTATCACCGTCGTGACCCGCTCGTCGTTCAGGTTCAGGAGGTTGACGAGCGCCTTGCCCTTGCCCGTCCGCTGGCTCTCGGGAATGTCATACACCTTCACCCAGAAGGCGCGTCCCTTGTTGGTGAAGCAGAGGAGATAATCGTGCATATTGGCGACGAAGACCGTCTCCACCCCGTCGTTCTCCTTAGTGGCCATACCGATCACGCCCCGGCCACCGCGGCGCTGCATCCGGTAGGTATCGAGATCGATCCTCTTGATATAGTTCGAGGAGGTCAGCGAGACCAGCATGGGCTTGTCCTCGATGAGATCCTCCCGCTCGATACTCTCGGTTGCATGGCCAAGGGTCGTGCGCCGGTCGTCTCCATACTGTTCGGCGATATCGACGAGTTCTGCGCGGATCTCAGCGAGGATGTTCGCCTCACTTGCAAGGATCGCGTTCAGCCGTTCGATCTCTTTCTGGATAGTATTCCGCTCGTCCACGATCTTCTGGTGCTCAAGAGCAGCGAGGCGGCGGAGCTGCATCTTTAAAATCGCATCTGCCTGCACCTCGTCGAGGCCGAACCGGCTGATAAGCCCGTCCTTCGCCTCGTCGGTCGTCTGCGATCCGCGGATCGTCGCGATCACGGCATCGATGTTGTCGAGAGCAATCAAAAGGCCGCGCAGGATGTGGATCCGATCTTCCGCTTTGCGGAGGTCGAACTCGGTTCGCCGCCTGACGACGTCGATGCGGTGCTTGAGGAACTCGGAGACGATCTCTTTGAGGTTCAGAACATGCGGCTGCTTGTTGACGATAGTGTAGTTGATGATGCCGAAGGTGGACTCGAGCGCCGTGTGCTTATACAGGAAGTTTAAAATGACCTGCGGCATGGCACCTTTCTTGAGATCTATCACGACACGAAGGCCGTCCCGGTCGGACTCGTCCCTGATATCCGAGATCCCCTCGACCCTCTTCTCGCGGACAAGATTTGCAATATGCTCAATGAGCCGTGCCTTGTTCACCTGGAATGGGATCTCGGAGATGATGATCTGCGGGTTCCTGCCTTCTTCCACGATCTCGGCGACACCGCGAACGACACACTTGCCGCGTCCCGTGAGATATGCATCCCGGATACCCGCAGTGCCCATGATAACACCGCCGGTAGGGAAGTCGGGACCCGGCATGATCTGCATCAGATCGTCGACCGATGCGGTGGGTTCATCGATGATCCGGCAGACTGCATTGCAGACCTCGCGGAGATTATGGGGCGGCATGTTCGTCGCCATACCGACGGCGATACCGCTCGAACCATTGATGAGCAGGTTCGGCAGCCGTGCGGGAAGCACCTCTGGTTCCTGAAGGGACTCGTCGAAGTTCGGGACAAAGTTGACCGTCTCCTTGTCGATATCCTCCAGGAGCTCCTCGGCGACACGGGTGAGCCTCGCCTCGGTGTAACGCATCGCCGCCGCCGCATCGCCGTCGATGGAACCGAAGTTGCCCTGTCCGTCCACCAGCATCTTCCGATAACTGAACGGCTGAGCCATCTTCACCAGCGTGTCGTAGATCGCGGAGTCTCCATGCGGATGGAACTTACCCATGACGTCTCCGACGATACGGGCACTCTTCTTGTAGGGTTTGTCGCTGGTGTTGC is a window encoding:
- a CDS encoding metal-dependent hydrolase, whose product is MKLTWFGHSCFLLEGSKKILIDPFVPSGTLDVEPDIVAVTHAHADHLGMAAELRATTVAVNEVARYLARQDVPTEPMNIGGTITVDGVRFTMTPALHSSWLEDAGPGFYGGVAAGYVIVMDDLRVYHAGDTGLFSDMQLIRDLYRPDIALLPIGGRYTMGPDEAMIAAQYIGAKVVIPIHYGTFPAIEQDVQPFKHALERTTAIRVEILAPGDSLEIKPDDLGR
- a CDS encoding response regulator receiver protein, which gives rise to MPEDTRKKQLLELFTTITSKTKIVEPMKKIHGTLRDREAIEREIALIMREILDQGHFKTKLSPRQLAKLVAAYYDGKNDTEIARALGDEKLSKTVARARVRLKLFRDLDFKMPFDRYGMEALLESGKTMKEVSEELDVSPSTLREYRHVIEQEADTTLDPYLERIRDVMEDRDLSEQMTRGVANDGLSEAIDIAEAIDMSEL
- the glyS gene encoding glycine--tRNA ligase; its protein translation is MNDIYEKVMEVAKRRGFVWPSSEIYGSVAGFIDYGPLGAMTKRNVENVWRSFYIIQEGYYEIECPTVGTEDIYVASGHVKEFADKMCQCPHCREYLRADHIVEEHGVEGAGALSAEVLKAKIYELPCPSCGEVMGETDVFNFNLMFETTIGPGSQRTGYLRPETAQGIFTDFARLLRFYRDKLPFGAVQIGKSYRNEISPRQGMIRLREFSQAEAEIFVHPDEKQHPSFHRYAEYEVPLLTYGLQETGQPPVRKTMRNAVDEGVVANEYVAYYIALTHELLVTIGVDPEKLRFRQHMPDERAHYAMDCWDAEVFSGRFGWVEIVGIADRTDYDLRAHSTTSGSSFTVFVPFEEARRALVKRIVPDMGVLGPKYRGKAKAIADAMAEATPGPEGVTVTVEGEEIFVPADLYQIREEETEVRGEEIMPHVIEPSYGIDRMMYVVLEHAYAEEEVEDELRRVLRLPPAVAPVKVAVFPLMNRDGLDVIARKITDTLGQRGIVAQYDDSGAIGRRYRRQDEIGTPFAITVDYDTREDDTVTIRDRDSMDQVRIPLGQVPEVVCSLVAGTMTFRDLSA
- a CDS encoding DEAD/DEAH box helicase translates to MKCISHPLIRPESLEERRYQLSIALRALDGNTMVVLPTGLGKTAVALLVAASRLYSHSGRVLMLAPTKPLVEQHYRFFRKFLLTNDRGEPEDSDFAMFTGETPPAERAAAWERCRICFATPQVIKNDCIAGRYSLGEVSLLVVDECHRAVGHYAYVFLANHYATTATDPLLLAMTASPGGDTAKVQEVCGNLGIDAVESRTESDEDVRPYIHERDVQYIDVHLPDELKEAIADLRTLVESRLKKLAEVGFHVPKPQNLSMRALNQLNAAIQERIRSRDQAAFMAASLHAECMKLRHAISLTETQGSVALRLYLDRLGAEGRSTTGSKAAKRLVNDATFLSLVKRSREWTEELHPKVAITRELVRTQLEAYPESRIIVFATYRDTVQNLVNTITAGGIDCERFVGQATKDAEKGLSQKKQIEALARFRAGEFKVLIATSVGEEGLDVPSTDMVIFYEAVPSEIRSIQRKGRTGRSGAGKIVVLVAKGTSDEAFRYVSQSREKAMVSGIRNMSASPLPSLPTQDQAEPLPPPSATKQTSFTEFIATGPAITVDDREMSSRVVERLHELGASIDLSRLEQGDYAIGDRILVERKTDRDFVDTLVERDLFGQIKALAEAVPRPILIVEGGDIYTVRNIHPNAIRGTLVAITVGLGVTLLFSRDADDTANLLYVLAQREEGERGERKMHPRKSYRSRREEQEYVLASFPNIGLKHARLLLEHFGSLKAVIEADIAELVAVQGIGEKTAEALWDLSRRPYQ
- a CDS encoding Sjogren's syndrome/scleroderma autoantigen 1 family protein, translating into MTAEKADEIMAEYLLKGGKMLSKSCKMCGFPLFEYKGETICVVCRAEETAAEKTPEEPIPAPAEAVKEVSYGCTAASQDPCASELERTLVSLCERIRTESRSGECLRLMKAVRAGAEALSLLRH
- a CDS encoding UPF0147 family protein; translated protein: MPSPDETIRVCIQMLQNITEDSTIPRNIRRVADETKSVLQDDSKSIGLRAATAISMIDEISNDPNMPVHARTRIWELVSQLETVPLD
- a CDS encoding secondary thiamine-phosphate synthase enzyme YjbQ yields the protein MLRRTIRLETHGEGDIVDITPHVERIVRESGVPDGLVNIFVPGSTAAVTTIEYEAGVLADLARALSVIAPDDIPYAHDRAWGDGNGRSHVKAAIVGPSVTVPVIEGDLGCGTWQQIVLLELDVRPVRNRTIIVTVTD
- the gyrA gene encoding DNA gyrase subunit A is translated as MISDQVIPINIEEEMKSCYIDYAMSVIIGRAIPDARDGLKPVHRRTLYAMWEMGNTSDKPYKKSARIVGDVMGKFHPHGDSAIYDTLVKMAQPFSYRKMLVDGQGNFGSIDGDAAAAMRYTEARLTRVAEELLEDIDKETVNFVPNFDESLQEPEVLPARLPNLLINGSSGIAVGMATNMPPHNLREVCNAVCRIIDEPTASVDDLMQIMPGPDFPTGGVIMGTAGIRDAYLTGRGKCVVRGVAEIVEEGRNPQIIISEIPFQVNKARLIEHIANLVREKRVEGISDIRDESDRDGLRVVIDLKKGAMPQVILNFLYKHTALESTFGIINYTIVNKQPHVLNLKEIVSEFLKHRIDVVRRRTEFDLRKAEDRIHILRGLLIALDNIDAVIATIRGSQTTDEAKDGLISRFGLDEVQADAILKMQLRRLAALEHQKIVDERNTIQKEIERLNAILASEANILAEIRAELVDIAEQYGDDRRTTLGHATESIEREDLIEDKPMLVSLTSSNYIKRIDLDTYRMQRRGGRGVIGMATKENDGVETVFVANMHDYLLCFTNKGRAFWVKVYDIPESQRTGKGKALVNLLNLNDERVTTVIPVREFVPDKFLFFATRAGTVAKIPLDEFSRPRQSGINAITLREGDELVDVMLTDGDKELILTTKYGQSLRFHEEAVRSLHRNAMGVRGIKLKYDDTLQSASVVEKDHLLTITEKGYGKRTDFDEFRGHGRGTMGVRNILTDRRGGVVVSSTAVSDDAEIIVMSASGIVIRTKVSEISIQKRSTRGVRVMKLDDGDRVVGVAILHSDEVEEE